In Myxosarcina sp. GI1, one genomic interval encodes:
- a CDS encoding AraC family transcriptional regulator, translating to MRSQPTQITVSTWQLPKILIEKYTYSAGTVEPLPKHFHHEYQLGMSFNCQGEYFYRGAYYPVPIGSLSIIHSGEVHAPSERTYLPKPASFLMMHVNPSLLTEIALEIADNGRVPFFTQPILSDRSLAKLFHQLCIATATQTTKLTKESLLVDFFSNLISCDREFTPKSYSQVRPAIALVCDYLQANYEDNVSLAELADIAGMSRFYLSRLFKREKGLSLSAYQIQIKIDRAKKLLAKRMPISSVATAVGFYDQSQHRDWICFLAESIPRGHFGSHFKRLVGTTPGNYRAGQ from the coding sequence ATGAGATCTCAACCAACACAAATTACTGTATCAACATGGCAACTGCCAAAAATCCTAATTGAAAAATACACCTACAGTGCAGGTACAGTAGAACCGTTACCCAAGCATTTCCATCATGAATATCAGTTGGGAATGAGTTTTAATTGTCAGGGAGAATATTTTTATCGCGGTGCTTATTATCCCGTTCCTATTGGTAGTTTGAGTATTATTCATTCGGGAGAAGTTCATGCTCCTAGCGAACGGACTTATTTACCCAAACCTGCTAGTTTCTTGATGATGCACGTCAACCCAAGTTTATTAACAGAAATTGCTTTAGAAATTGCCGACAATGGTAGAGTTCCTTTTTTTACCCAACCAATTTTGTCCGATCGCTCTCTAGCGAAATTGTTTCATCAACTTTGTATTGCTACTGCAACCCAGACAACTAAATTAACTAAAGAATCTTTACTGGTGGATTTTTTTTCTAATTTGATTAGTTGCGATCGCGAGTTTACACCAAAATCTTATTCTCAAGTCAGACCTGCAATCGCGCTAGTTTGCGATTATCTCCAGGCTAACTACGAAGATAACGTATCTTTAGCAGAATTAGCAGACATAGCAGGAATGAGCCGTTTTTATCTCAGTCGTCTGTTTAAGCGAGAAAAGGGTTTATCTTTGAGTGCTTATCAAATACAGATAAAAATCGATCGCGCCAAAAAACTTTTAGCCAAAAGAATGCCAATTTCTAGTGTAGCTACCGCAGTAGGTTTCTACGACCAAAGCCAACACCGCGATTGGATATGCTTTCTAGCCGAAAGCATCCCTCGCGGTCATTTTGGATCGCATTTCAAGCGTCTGGTTGGGACTACACCAGGAAATTATCGCGCTGGACAATAA